The Myroides fluvii region TGATAAATGCCATAAACAAGTAACAAAAGAACGAGATACGTGGTTATTTTTTCAAATTTTTTATTCATAGTACAGATTAAATAGTCATAGAAAATAAAGCGCGATCGGGTTTGTTGCGCTGTAAGCGCAAGTCCAAAGCCATGCAAATATTGCGAACAAAGGCACGACCTAATTTGCTAATGGTAATGATATTGTCTTGGATTGTAATGAGCTGATCTTTTTCCATTTCTTTCAATTCTCCTAGTATAGGAGTAAAGTCAATCAAATGTAAATCAGGTTTTAAATCCGTTTGTAAATTACACATTAAATGTAGAATATGTTTTCTAATTATCAAATCTTCTTCATTTAAAATATGTCCTTTGACTACGGGAATCTCATTATTTGCCAAAGCGCTGTAATAAGCTTCTATGTTTTTTTCATTCTGTGCAAAAGCTGTCCAGCTATCGCTGATAGAAGAAACACCTAAACCAATCATCAAATCTGTTTTGGATGAAGTGTATCCCATGAAGTTTCGATGGATGTTATTGTTGCTTAGTGATTTGTACAAAGAATCTGTTTTGAGTGCAAAGTGGTCCATTCCAATTTCAATGTATCCTTTTTCTTCTAAAAGATTTTTTCCAATTTCATAGAGTTTTCTCTTCTCTTCATCTTTGGGAACATCTTCATCTTTGAAACCGCGCTGCCCATTTCCTTTCATCCACGGCACATGAGCATAGCTGTAAAAAGCCAAGCGATCAGGAGATAGCGATTTTGTTTTTTCGATGGTGTCAATCACATGTTCAATTTGTTGGAACGGAAGTCCAAAAATAATATCATGTGAAATGGATGTGTACC contains the following coding sequences:
- the hemN gene encoding oxygen-independent coproporphyrinogen III oxidase — translated: MATPLIQKYNVPGPRYTSYPTVPYWDETGFSSKEWLKSVKQTFDQTNEKEGISLYIHLPYCESLCTFCGCHKHITKRHEVEMPYIQAVLKEWALYCAVLVDKPLIKEIHLGGGTPTFFAPEQLKTLIEGILARGIKAEGYEFSFEGHPNNTTREHLQTLYTLGFRRVSFGVQDYNREIQKAINRNQTFHDVAKVTLWAKEIGYTSISHDIIFGLPFQQIEHVIDTIEKTKSLSPDRLAFYSYAHVPWMKGNGQRGFKDEDVPKDEEKRKLYEIGKNLLEEKGYIEIGMDHFALKTDSLYKSLSNNNIHRNFMGYTSSKTDLMIGLGVSSISDSWTAFAQNEKNIEAYYSALANNEIPVVKGHILNEEDLIIRKHILHLMCNLQTDLKPDLHLIDFTPILGELKEMEKDQLITIQDNIITISKLGRAFVRNICMALDLRLQRNKPDRALFSMTI